One genomic segment of Elgaria multicarinata webbii isolate HBS135686 ecotype San Diego chromosome 21, rElgMul1.1.pri, whole genome shotgun sequence includes these proteins:
- the LOC134412285 gene encoding uncharacterized protein LOC134412285, giving the protein MSEFFLWFCERGSCQKAAHQPKTLPGPQKQAVASDHLGPQPCKKSAQPLLPDNPVKVEPERLKLSPKGPATLSLKEPLAGNGPAEPRMGLNAVWKRVCCGEESEVGRVRRLEGDAIGKSNHSLGCVPKGFGGRAPQPPSFNDKQLVRMPNALRGSEPGGPLLAPHSKAKGDHQLGGPTRVPPGALKLGIVGSKRSKKMPRQAFSIKGRGAQHLCPTESW; this is encoded by the coding sequence ATGTCTGAATTTTTTCTGTGGTTCTGTGAGAGGGGCTCTTGCCAAAAGGCTGCCCACCAACCAAAGACCCTGCCGGGACCCCAAAAGCAGGCTGTGGCCTCAGACCACCTTGGGCCTCAGCCGTGCAAGAAGAGCGCTCAGCCACTTCTCCCGGACAACCCTGTGAAAGTTGAACCGGAGCGGTTAAAGCTGAGCCCCAAAGGGCCTGCAACGTTGAGCCTAAAAGAGCCCCTGGCCGGTAACGGACCAGCTGAGCCAAGGATGGGTCTGAACGCGGTGTGGAAGAGAGTGTGTTGTGGGGAGGAATCCGAGGTGGGCCGAGTGAGACGCCTGGAAGGCGATGCGATTGGAAAGAGCAACCATTCCTTGGGGTGTGTCCCCAAAGGCTTTGGCGGCCGTGCCCCACAACCTCCTAGTTTTAATGATAAGCAGCTGGTGAGAATGCCCAATGCCTTGAGGGGAAGTGAGCCAGGTGGCCCTCTCCTCGCCCCCCACTCAAAAGCCAAAGGAGACCACCAGCTTGGGGGGCCTACCAGGGTCCCCCCAGGGGCATTAAAGCTGGGCATCGTGGGGTCGAAAAGAAGCAAGAAGATGCCACGCCAGGCCTTCTCCATCAAAGGTAGGGGCGCTCAGCATCTGTGCCCGACTGAATCGTGGTAA